A DNA window from Brassica napus cultivar Da-Ae chromosome C1, Da-Ae, whole genome shotgun sequence contains the following coding sequences:
- the LOC111205701 gene encoding uncharacterized protein LOC111205701 codes for MSSDDERNRPGNSVAGLSNLQMRALNDSMSNMLNACLDQIHQRLDELQANQTHPRTGARRDRPRRNNRSNDEIQEEDLQEDEARSAYRPRRGPRNRDPGDVNPFARTGRTDDSLNGLKLKIPPFDGKNDHDAFLEWERKIEHVFDCQNFSELRKVRLAATEFSGYAINWYDQVLTHRRRTGERSIETWDKLRRLLQGTKSVEDYYQEMEIFMIKTDTNEPLDATMARFLSGLNRDIQDRIELQEYGSVEQMLHKAILIEQQIKRKSYSKPSIASKPAFATKPSYHDKGNSAETSARARDIRCFKCQGLGHFAKNCPNQRENKEDLGPIFDDDDSFGYPHHGPLLVARKGMVDSIFDETDGRLVDESDPTFDADSDQIFDEESCTNVASDTLVRKLGLATRPLSHPFRLEWLNEAGEQYVKEQVTVPPTIGRYEDEVVCNVLPMDACYILLGRPWQFDKRAVHDGFTNRHSFDHKGKKITLVPLTPLEVHQDQIQLKRNRDKEPKPDEPESSQQNSNFYIKPSQVKKSLYSQKPFLLLVYKKSLMASSSDHTPEIPSELLDVLQEFSDVFPDENPKGLPPV; via the exons ATGAGTAGTGATGATGAACGAAACCGTCCCGGAAACTCAGTTGCTGGATTATCTAACCTTCAAATGCGTGCTTTGAATGATTCTATGTCTAACATGTTGAACGCATGTTTAGATCAAATCCATCAGAGGCTTGATGAGCTTCAGGCCAACCAAACTCATCCTAGAACCGGAGCAAGAAGAGACCGTCCGCGAAGGAACAACCGGTCCAACGATGAGATCCAAGAGGAGGACCTCCAAGAGGATGAGGCCAGATCCGCATACCGTCCAAGAAGAGGTCCTAGAAACCGAGATCCAGGTGATGTCAATCCATTTGCTAGAACTGGTCGTACTGATGATAGTTTGAACGGATTGAAACTGAAAATTCCACCTTTTGATGGAAAAAATGATCACGATGCTTTTCTTGAGTGGGAAAGGAAAATTGAGCATGTGTTTGACTGTCAAAACTTTTCTGAACTTAGGAAAGTAAGACTTGCTGCTACTGAATTctctggctatgctattaattGGTATGATCAAGTTTTGACCCACAGGAGGAGAACAGGTGAACGGTCGATTGAGACATGGGACAAGCTAAGACGCTTGCTTCAAGGAACCAAGTCTGTGGAAGACTATTACCAAGAGATGGAGATCTTTATGATCAAGACGGACACAAATGAGCCTTTGGACGCCACCATGGCTCGATTTCTTTCAGGCCTCAACCGTGACATTCAAGACCGTATAGAGCTTCAAGAGTATGGTAGTGTAGAacagatgctacacaaagccaTCTTGATCGAGCAACAAATCAAGAGGAAGAGTTACTCAAAACCGTCCATTGCTTCCAAACCGGCCTTTGCTACTAAGCCAAGCTATCACGACAAAG GAAATTCAGCGGAGACTTCCGCCCGAGCAAGAGACATTAGGTGCTTCAAGTGTCAAGGTCTAGGACACTTTGCCAAAAACTGTCCCAACCAACGG GAAAACAAAGAGGATCTTGGTCCGATCTTTGATGATGACGATTCCTTTGGATATCCGCATCACGGACCCCTACTCGTTGCTAGGAAGGGCATGGTCGATTCTATCTTCGATGAGACGGATGGCCGCTTGGTCGATGAGTCTGATCCGACCTTTGATGCTGATTCCGATCagatctttgatgaggag AGTTGTACTAATGTTGCTAGTGACACTCTTGTCAGGAAACTAGGGCTTGCTACTCGGCCTCTCTCTCATCCTTTCAGGTTGGAATGGCTAAACGAGGCTGGAGAACAGTATGTGAAAGAACAAGTTACCGTCCCCCCAACCATTGGCCGATATGAGGACGAGGTTGTTTGCAACGTTCTTCCTATGGACGCATGTTACATTCTCTTGGGCCGGCCATGGCAATTTGATAAGAGGGCCGTGCATGATGGCTTCACAAACCGACACTCCTTTGATCATAAGGGAAAGAAGATCACGCTGGTTCCTTTGACACCTTTGGAGGTTCATCAAGATCAGATCCAACTCAAGAGGAACCGTGACAAGGAACCCAAGCCAGATGAACCTGAATCATCCCAACAGAACTCCAATTTCTATATCAAGCCAAGTCAGGTCAAGAAATCTCTTTActctcaaaagccatttcttttacttgtgtacaAAAAATCTcttatggcttcttcttctgatcatACACCGGAGATTCCGAGTGAACTTCTTGATGTTTTGCAGGAGTTTTCTGATGTTTTTCCAGATGAGAATCCTAAAGGATTGCCACCAGTATGA